A single Micromonospora luteifusca DNA region contains:
- a CDS encoding DUF6401 family natural product biosynthesis protein, with the protein MRVPFNRVASRTAVDSARSTLAALTVSVGTVGLAAAAARPGLLALVDQHAAAVRDSLDGDRQPLTAAALAGYAEGVRAAALEHGWAPPDGSVDWSEPDWLLTRLLAVCALARSLDPA; encoded by the coding sequence ATGCGTGTGCCGTTCAACCGGGTCGCCTCCCGTACCGCCGTCGACTCGGCGCGGTCCACCCTGGCCGCCCTCACCGTCTCCGTGGGCACCGTCGGGCTCGCCGCCGCCGCCGCGCGACCAGGGCTGCTGGCCCTCGTCGACCAGCATGCGGCCGCCGTGCGGGACAGCCTCGATGGTGACCGCCAGCCGCTGACCGCCGCGGCCCTCGCCGGCTACGCCGAGGGGGTCCGCGCCGCTGCCCTGGAGCACGGGTGGGCGCCGCCGGACGGTTCGGTGGACTGGAGCGAGCCGGATTGGCTGCTCACCCGGCTGCTCGCGGTCTGCGCGCTGGCCCGCTCGCTCGATCCGGCCTGA
- a CDS encoding MFS transporter: MSTTPARPRASLLLLAYLAFVSLGLPDGLLGVAWPSIRGDFGVPTEAVGLVLTAGTVGYLTSSVLAGFTLARVGVGALLAGSTLLASLALTGYSLSPALGVLVACALLLGLGSGAVDSGLNAYAAGAFGPRHMNWLHAFFGLGVAIGPLIMTGALSAGLAWRWGYGIVAVAQLVLATAFALTVRAWQRDSPARTEAGTATARTEAGAAVGTAPADAGTERSPAVRVPIRATLLLPAVWSGTLAFVLYVAIEVSAGLWAFLLLTEGRGVSAAVAGGCVSAYWGSLFVGRVVQGVVAERLGAGLVLRVSLVGMAVGAALIAVPGPAALAVLGLVVVGFAAAPVFPLLTLTTAERVGAAHADRAIGLQIGAAGIGAALVPAGLGVLIANTSVQVLGSALVVLALALIVLHEWGARRSTGRPAAELVAPPVPAQPGGEDQTSGPVRPVVDGR, encoded by the coding sequence GTGTCCACCACGCCCGCGCGCCCCCGCGCCTCGTTGCTCCTGCTGGCCTACCTCGCGTTCGTCAGCCTCGGCCTGCCCGATGGTCTGCTCGGGGTTGCCTGGCCCTCGATCCGGGGCGACTTCGGTGTGCCGACGGAGGCGGTCGGTCTGGTGCTCACCGCGGGCACCGTCGGTTATCTCACTTCCAGTGTGCTGGCCGGGTTCACGTTGGCCCGGGTCGGCGTCGGTGCGCTGCTCGCCGGCAGCACCCTGCTGGCCAGCCTGGCGCTGACCGGCTATTCCCTGAGCCCGGCGCTGGGCGTGCTGGTGGCGTGTGCGCTGCTGCTCGGGCTCGGCTCCGGCGCGGTGGACTCCGGGCTGAACGCGTACGCCGCAGGGGCCTTCGGGCCGCGCCACATGAACTGGTTGCACGCCTTCTTCGGCCTGGGCGTGGCGATCGGGCCGCTGATCATGACCGGGGCGCTGAGCGCCGGGCTGGCCTGGCGGTGGGGCTACGGAATCGTGGCCGTCGCGCAGCTCGTGCTCGCCACCGCGTTCGCGCTCACCGTGCGCGCCTGGCAACGCGACAGCCCGGCCAGAACCGAAGCGGGCACCGCCACGGCCAGAACCGAAGCGGGCGCTGCCGTGGGGACGGCACCCGCCGACGCGGGCACCGAAAGGTCACCGGCCGTCCGAGTTCCGATCCGGGCGACGCTGCTGCTGCCGGCGGTCTGGTCGGGGACCCTCGCCTTCGTGCTGTACGTCGCCATCGAGGTGTCCGCCGGCCTGTGGGCGTTCCTGCTGCTGACCGAGGGGCGTGGCGTGAGCGCGGCGGTGGCCGGCGGCTGCGTCTCCGCGTACTGGGGCAGCCTGTTCGTCGGCCGGGTGGTGCAGGGTGTGGTGGCCGAGCGCCTGGGGGCCGGGCTGGTGCTGCGCGTCAGCCTGGTCGGAATGGCCGTGGGCGCGGCGCTGATCGCCGTTCCCGGGCCGGCCGCGCTGGCGGTGCTCGGCCTGGTCGTGGTCGGCTTCGCCGCCGCGCCGGTGTTCCCGCTGCTCACCCTCACCACCGCCGAACGAGTCGGCGCGGCGCACGCGGACCGGGCCATCGGGTTGCAGATCGGTGCCGCCGGCATCGGCGCGGCGCTCGTCCCCGCCGGGCTCGGCGTGCTGATCGCCAACACGTCGGTGCAGGTGCTGGGCTCGGCCCTGGTGGTGCTCGCGCTGGCGCTGATCGTGCTGCACGAGTGGGGGGCACGCCGATCGACCGGTCGACCCGCCGCGGAGCTGGTCGCGCCACCGGTGCCGGCTCAGCCCGGCGGGGAGGATCAGACGTCCGGCCCGGTCCGGCCGGTGGTGGACGGGCGGTAG
- a CDS encoding SRPBCC family protein — MSGVTEHVEVSVPVRTAYDQWTQFEQFPEFMEGVQEVRQLSDTMTHWTVDIAGVKREFDAEITEQLPDERVAWRSTDGTQQAGVVTFHRLDPDKTRITLQLEFEPHGVVEQAGDKLGIVDRRAKGDLERFKTYIERRGHETGAWRGSVDRPQP, encoded by the coding sequence ATGAGTGGCGTTACCGAACACGTCGAAGTTTCCGTACCCGTCCGCACCGCGTACGACCAGTGGACGCAGTTCGAGCAGTTCCCCGAGTTCATGGAGGGTGTGCAGGAGGTCCGGCAGCTTTCCGACACGATGACCCACTGGACGGTGGACATCGCCGGGGTGAAGCGCGAGTTCGACGCCGAGATCACCGAGCAGCTTCCCGACGAGCGGGTCGCCTGGCGCTCGACCGACGGCACCCAGCAGGCCGGTGTGGTGACGTTCCACCGGCTCGACCCGGACAAGACCCGGATCACCCTGCAGCTCGAGTTCGAGCCGCACGGGGTCGTCGAGCAGGCCGGTGACAAGCTCGGCATCGTCGACCGACGTGCCAAGGGCGACCTGGAGCGGTTCAAGACCTACATCGAGCGACGCGGTCATGAGACCGGCGCCTGGCGCGGATCGGTGGACCGTCCGCAACCGTGA
- a CDS encoding DUF2795 domain-containing protein translates to MERGNSKHGPRIDEQMSQEVSGLVQGPGTGGSRIDEARVPEPAGEDQPEVTTAPAGETRTGAPKGMSSVDVEQRSRLGRFISMSALPGDRMVLIASARENEAPDDIVAALERLPEGTVYQTVSEVWAALGNKNETTRW, encoded by the coding sequence ATGGAGCGTGGCAACAGCAAGCACGGACCCAGGATCGACGAACAGATGAGTCAGGAGGTCAGCGGCCTCGTGCAGGGGCCGGGGACCGGCGGCTCTCGGATCGACGAGGCGCGGGTGCCGGAACCGGCTGGCGAGGACCAGCCGGAGGTGACCACCGCGCCGGCCGGCGAGACGCGCACCGGTGCCCCGAAGGGGATGAGTTCCGTCGACGTCGAGCAGCGCAGCCGGCTCGGCCGGTTCATCTCGATGAGCGCGCTGCCGGGCGACCGCATGGTGCTCATCGCCAGCGCCCGCGAGAACGAGGCGCCCGACGACATCGTGGCGGCGCTGGAACGACTGCCCGAGGGCACCGTCTACCAGACGGTTTCCGAGGTGTGGGCCGCGCTCGGCAACAAGAACGAGACGACTCGCTGGTGA
- a CDS encoding YihY/virulence factor BrkB family protein, with protein sequence MTTTEPGTTRDGAQDTRVPRRMRQLSWRTWRGVLVRSVRNFVDDNCSDWAAALTYYGVLALFPSAIVVVALVGLVSSGEQTVDTVVDLANQVGAGSVLTDKDGVVGVIRSVVLEQSNPELLLSFGLLGALWSASGFIGAFTRASNAVYGVSEGRPVWKLRPLQIGLAAITLVLLAVVALGLIVSGPVTDAVGDLINAGGLARTVWSVAKWPVLAMIMMALLSLLFWIAPNVRQPRFRWLTPGGAVALLSWAAVSFAFGFYVATFASYKTTYGSLGAAIAFLVWLYLSNSALMLGVQINAEVQRGRQLQAGDPDPEEPVLPPRKPADD encoded by the coding sequence ATGACGACCACGGAGCCCGGTACGACGCGCGACGGCGCACAGGACACGCGTGTTCCCCGGCGGATGCGGCAGCTGAGCTGGCGGACCTGGCGCGGGGTGCTGGTCCGCAGCGTGCGGAACTTCGTCGACGACAACTGCTCCGACTGGGCCGCCGCGCTGACCTACTACGGGGTCCTGGCGCTCTTTCCGTCCGCCATCGTGGTGGTGGCCCTGGTCGGTCTGGTCTCCAGCGGCGAGCAGACCGTCGACACCGTCGTCGACCTGGCCAACCAGGTGGGTGCCGGGTCGGTGCTGACCGACAAGGACGGCGTGGTCGGGGTGATCCGGTCCGTGGTGCTCGAGCAGAGCAACCCCGAGTTGCTGCTGAGCTTCGGCCTGCTCGGCGCGCTGTGGTCCGCGTCGGGCTTCATCGGGGCGTTCACCCGGGCCTCCAACGCCGTGTACGGGGTGAGCGAGGGCCGGCCGGTCTGGAAGCTGCGGCCGTTGCAGATCGGCCTGGCCGCGATCACGTTGGTGCTGCTCGCGGTGGTCGCCCTCGGTCTGATCGTCAGTGGCCCGGTCACCGACGCGGTCGGCGACCTGATCAACGCGGGGGGCCTGGCTCGCACGGTGTGGAGCGTGGCGAAGTGGCCGGTACTCGCCATGATCATGATGGCGTTGCTGTCCCTGCTGTTCTGGATCGCCCCGAACGTGCGCCAGCCCCGCTTCCGCTGGCTCACCCCCGGCGGCGCGGTGGCCCTGCTCTCCTGGGCGGCGGTCTCCTTCGCCTTCGGCTTCTACGTGGCCACCTTCGCCTCGTACAAGACGACCTACGGCAGCCTCGGTGCGGCCATCGCGTTCCTCGTCTGGCTCTACCTGTCCAACTCGGCGCTGATGCTGGGGGTGCAGATCAACGCCGAGGTGCAGCGTGGACGGCAGTTGCAGGCCGGTGACCCCGACCCGGAGGAGCCGGTGCTGCCGCCACGCAAGCCCGCCGACGACTGA
- a CDS encoding ChaB family protein, whose amino-acid sequence MPGREDLPSTLRRSPDKAQRTWEKTHDSAVETYGEGERSHRTAFAAVKHQFEKVGDHWEPKGRKGPSDQQAAGGGPERRAPTAAGVDANATKDHLMSVARKLDVPGRSSMTKPDLVKAIEKANDRATRKARGD is encoded by the coding sequence ATGCCCGGGCGCGAGGACCTGCCCAGCACGCTGCGACGCTCCCCGGATAAGGCGCAGCGCACCTGGGAGAAGACACACGACTCGGCGGTCGAGACCTACGGTGAGGGGGAGCGGTCACACCGCACCGCCTTCGCCGCGGTAAAGCACCAGTTCGAGAAGGTGGGCGACCACTGGGAGCCGAAGGGCCGCAAGGGCCCGAGCGACCAGCAGGCCGCCGGTGGCGGGCCGGAACGGCGCGCTCCCACCGCCGCTGGAGTGGACGCCAACGCCACCAAGGACCACCTCATGTCGGTGGCCCGCAAACTCGACGTACCCGGCCGGTCCAGCATGACCAAGCCGGACCTGGTCAAGGCGATCGAGAAGGCCAACGACCGGGCCACCCGCAAGGCTCGCGGGGACTGA
- a CDS encoding aldehyde dehydrogenase family protein — MYTVAQLVGGVWGAGGDGGELVVRDPADDSPVSTVPVATADEVGKATQAARNAAAQWAATAPAERAGALHRAADAVEAVIEELSEAVTAEMGKPLADARGGVEAGIGTLRQYAELAPLRGGRTLNGEADALDFLTPQPRGVVAAITPWNDPVAVSCGLLGAALVTGNVVLYKPSERTPATGWLLARALDQALPAGVLSLLTGGPEVGAALAAQEVDVVAHVGSTATGRAIAAAAARTGAKVLLENGGSDPLIVDAGVDPEWAAGQAALGAFANAGQICVAVERIYVHRTVAEDFVAALVRRAGALRVGPGRDPGTELGPLVDRRHRDHVHGQVAAAVAAGAQVRLGGEVPDGPGAFYPATVVTDCRHDMPLVREETFGPVAPVVVVDSFDEALRCAADSPYGLAATVLTASMTHAQRAWRELPVGTVKVNAVFGGAPGGAAHPRGASGQGFGYGPELLDEFTATKAVHIEAPGGGHW, encoded by the coding sequence ATGTACACGGTTGCGCAACTGGTGGGCGGAGTGTGGGGCGCGGGCGGCGACGGTGGCGAACTGGTCGTGCGTGATCCGGCGGACGACTCGCCGGTCAGCACGGTGCCGGTGGCCACGGCCGACGAGGTCGGCAAGGCGACCCAGGCGGCACGCAATGCGGCGGCCCAGTGGGCGGCGACCGCGCCCGCCGAGCGGGCCGGGGCGCTACACCGGGCCGCGGACGCGGTGGAAGCGGTCATCGAGGAGTTGTCGGAGGCCGTCACCGCCGAGATGGGCAAGCCGTTGGCGGACGCCCGCGGCGGCGTCGAGGCAGGTATCGGCACCCTGCGACAGTACGCGGAGCTGGCCCCGTTACGCGGCGGGCGGACACTGAACGGCGAAGCGGACGCACTGGACTTCCTGACCCCGCAGCCGCGCGGTGTGGTGGCCGCGATCACGCCCTGGAACGACCCGGTGGCGGTCTCCTGCGGGCTGCTCGGCGCTGCCCTGGTCACCGGCAACGTGGTGCTCTACAAGCCGAGCGAACGGACGCCGGCGACGGGCTGGCTGCTGGCGAGGGCCCTGGATCAGGCGTTGCCGGCCGGCGTGTTGTCGCTGCTCACCGGCGGCCCCGAGGTCGGTGCGGCGCTGGCGGCCCAGGAGGTCGACGTCGTGGCGCACGTGGGGTCCACCGCGACCGGGCGGGCGATCGCCGCCGCCGCGGCCCGCACCGGCGCGAAGGTGCTCCTGGAGAACGGCGGCAGTGACCCGTTGATCGTCGACGCGGGCGTCGACCCGGAGTGGGCGGCCGGTCAGGCCGCGCTCGGTGCGTTCGCCAACGCTGGGCAGATCTGCGTGGCGGTGGAGCGGATCTACGTGCACCGGACGGTGGCCGAGGACTTCGTCGCCGCCCTGGTGCGGCGTGCCGGGGCGCTGCGGGTCGGGCCGGGCCGGGACCCCGGCACCGAGCTGGGCCCGCTGGTCGACCGGCGGCACCGGGACCACGTGCACGGGCAGGTGGCGGCGGCGGTGGCGGCCGGCGCCCAGGTCCGCCTCGGCGGTGAGGTCCCGGACGGCCCGGGAGCGTTCTACCCGGCCACGGTGGTCACCGACTGCCGGCACGACATGCCGCTGGTGCGGGAGGAGACGTTCGGGCCGGTCGCGCCGGTGGTGGTGGTCGACTCGTTCGACGAGGCTCTGCGCTGCGCCGCGGACTCCCCGTACGGGCTGGCCGCCACCGTGTTGACCGCGTCGATGACTCACGCGCAGCGGGCCTGGCGGGAGCTGCCGGTCGGCACCGTCAAGGTCAACGCGGTGTTCGGGGGCGCGCCGGGCGGTGCCGCGCACCCGCGCGGGGCCAGTGGGCAGGGCTTCGGGTACGGCCCGGAACTGCTGGACGAGTTCACGGCCACAAAGGCGGTGCACATCGAGGCGCCGGGCGGCGGGCACTGGTGA
- a CDS encoding phytoene desaturase family protein — MTTTSAQSVDAVIVGAGHNGLVAANLLADAGWEVAVLEATAVPGGAVRSAEVTAPGYLSDLYSSFYPLGYASPVLGSLDLGRHGLSWRHAPDVLAHLLPDGRSAVINRDPDVTAASLEQFAPGDGKRWLNAYSDWLEVAEPMLEAITSPFPPVRGGLGLLRRLRVAGALRLARRLVVPVRKLGDELFDGAGGPALLAGCALHTDLSPEEAGSGVYGWLLAMLGQQVGWPVPDGGAQQITNALVARLQQRGGAILYGARVDRVLTARGRAMGVRTEGGALWRARRAVLADVPAPALYLDLVGAAALPSRLVEDLAHFRWDGSTLKVDWALSAPVPWTNRELVGAGTVHLGADLNGLTHYAGELARGELPRDPFLLVGQMSVADPSHSPPGTESLWSYTHLPFRRTWRAEDIAGHVQRMEDVLEAAAPGFRQLIVGRHVAGPADLEKGNPSLVGGALGGGTAAAYQQLFLRPIPGLGRADTPVDRLFLASSSAHPGGGVHGAPGANAARAALARDRALTGRAYAATIATAHRALYPN; from the coding sequence ATGACAACCACCTCCGCGCAGAGCGTGGACGCCGTCATCGTCGGGGCCGGTCACAACGGTCTGGTGGCGGCCAACCTGCTGGCCGACGCCGGCTGGGAGGTGGCGGTGCTGGAGGCGACCGCGGTGCCCGGCGGCGCGGTCCGCTCCGCCGAGGTCACCGCGCCCGGCTACCTGAGCGACCTCTACAGCTCGTTCTACCCCCTGGGGTACGCCTCACCGGTGCTGGGCAGCCTCGACCTGGGTCGGCACGGATTGTCCTGGCGGCACGCGCCGGACGTGCTGGCGCACCTGCTGCCCGACGGCCGGTCCGCGGTGATCAACCGGGACCCGGATGTCACAGCCGCCTCACTGGAGCAGTTCGCCCCCGGTGACGGCAAGCGCTGGCTCAACGCGTACTCCGACTGGCTCGAGGTGGCCGAGCCGATGCTGGAGGCCATCACCTCGCCGTTCCCACCGGTACGCGGCGGGCTGGGTCTGCTGCGTCGGCTACGCGTGGCCGGCGCGCTGCGACTGGCGCGGCGCCTGGTGGTGCCGGTCCGCAAACTCGGCGACGAACTCTTCGACGGCGCCGGCGGGCCAGCTCTGCTGGCCGGCTGTGCCCTGCACACCGACCTGTCCCCCGAGGAGGCCGGCTCCGGCGTGTACGGGTGGTTGCTGGCCATGCTCGGCCAGCAGGTCGGCTGGCCGGTGCCCGACGGCGGCGCGCAGCAGATCACCAACGCGCTGGTGGCGCGGTTGCAGCAGCGCGGCGGAGCGATCCTCTACGGCGCCCGCGTCGACCGGGTGCTCACCGCCCGGGGCCGGGCGATGGGGGTACGCACGGAGGGCGGCGCGCTGTGGCGAGCCCGCCGGGCCGTGCTCGCCGACGTGCCGGCGCCAGCGCTGTACCTCGACCTGGTCGGTGCGGCGGCGCTGCCGTCGAGGCTGGTGGAGGACCTGGCGCACTTCCGGTGGGACGGTTCGACGCTGAAGGTGGACTGGGCGCTCTCCGCGCCGGTGCCATGGACGAACCGGGAGCTGGTCGGCGCGGGCACCGTGCACCTCGGCGCGGACCTGAACGGGCTCACCCACTACGCGGGTGAGCTGGCCCGTGGCGAGCTGCCCCGTGACCCGTTCCTGCTGGTCGGGCAGATGTCCGTGGCCGATCCGAGCCACTCCCCGCCGGGGACCGAGTCGCTCTGGTCGTACACCCACCTGCCGTTCCGCCGCACCTGGCGGGCCGAGGACATCGCCGGGCACGTGCAGCGGATGGAGGACGTGCTGGAGGCGGCGGCACCGGGTTTCCGGCAACTGATCGTCGGCCGACACGTGGCCGGGCCGGCCGACCTGGAGAAGGGCAACCCGAGCCTCGTCGGCGGGGCTCTGGGCGGCGGAACCGCCGCCGCGTACCAGCAGCTTTTCCTGCGCCCGATCCCTGGCCTGGGCCGGGCGGACACCCCGGTGGACCGGCTCTTCCTGGCCAGCTCCTCGGCGCACCCCGGCGGTGGGGTACACGGCGCACCCGGCGCGAACGCCGCCCGCGCGGCGTTGGCCCGCGACCGCGCGCTGACCGGCCGCGCCTACGCCGCAACCATCGCAACAGCCCACCGCGCCCTCTACCCCAACTAA
- a CDS encoding polyprenol monophosphomannose synthase — translation MIKPVQLPSPWRDARLTVVVPTYNEAGNLPTLVERLLALPLPGLRILVADDNSPDGTGDVADKLAIEHPDRIEVVHRAGKEGLGRAYVDGMTRAIEGGAEYVAQMDADLSHPPEALPGMLGALVSTQASVVIGSRYVPGGELDENWPLYRRALSGWANLYVHTLLRVRIRDLTAGFKIWKADALRDIDLNRVQSNGYSFQVEMHYLATKLGHTILEVPIRFEERRDGISKMTTATKVESALMPFRLRSKHRNITR, via the coding sequence ATGATCAAGCCTGTGCAGCTGCCGTCGCCGTGGCGGGACGCACGCCTGACCGTTGTCGTGCCCACCTACAACGAGGCGGGCAACCTGCCCACGCTGGTGGAGCGGCTGCTGGCCCTGCCGCTGCCCGGCCTGCGCATCCTCGTCGCCGACGACAACTCTCCCGACGGCACCGGCGATGTGGCCGACAAGCTGGCCATTGAGCATCCGGACCGGATCGAGGTCGTGCACCGCGCCGGCAAGGAGGGCCTCGGTCGGGCGTACGTCGACGGTATGACCCGGGCGATCGAGGGCGGCGCCGAGTATGTGGCGCAGATGGACGCCGATCTGTCGCACCCGCCGGAGGCGCTGCCGGGGATGCTGGGCGCGCTGGTCTCCACCCAGGCCAGCGTGGTGATCGGTTCCCGCTACGTGCCTGGCGGAGAGCTCGACGAGAACTGGCCGCTGTACCGTCGGGCCCTCAGTGGCTGGGCGAACCTCTACGTGCACACCCTGCTGCGGGTGCGCATCCGGGACCTGACCGCCGGCTTCAAGATCTGGAAGGCCGATGCGCTGCGCGACATCGATCTGAACCGGGTGCAGTCCAACGGCTACAGCTTCCAGGTGGAGATGCACTACCTCGCCACCAAGCTGGGGCACACCATCCTGGAGGTGCCGATCCGTTTCGAGGAGCGGCGCGACGGCATCTCGAAGATGACCACCGCGACCAAGGTGGAGAGCGCCCTGATGCCCTTCCGCCTGCGAAGCAAGCACCGCAACATCACCCGCTAA
- a CDS encoding SDR family oxidoreductase translates to MTQTVVVTGASAGVGRAVAHAYAARGARLALLARGDAGLAAAERECRQRGAADVRVYRVDVADAGAVQQAADDAVHRWGRIDVWVNNAMASVFAPAWEIPAREFRRVTEVTYLGTVHGTLAALRHMRAHRRGTIVQVGSALAYRGIPLQSAYCASKHAVQGFNDSLRAELLHDCPAVKLSMVQLPAVNTPQFSWVRTRLPRHPQPVPPIFTPELAARAIVWAADRGTRELNVGGPTWKARLADILFPGLLDRKLARDGYESQQTGDEIDPTTWRDNLDQPVDEDTDRGTAGVFHEQARNRSAALWVGTHKPTLSGVALAAVALALTAVASRRR, encoded by the coding sequence GTGACGCAGACCGTGGTGGTGACGGGCGCGAGCGCTGGCGTTGGACGCGCGGTCGCGCACGCGTACGCGGCGCGGGGCGCCCGGCTGGCGCTGCTGGCCCGGGGAGACGCCGGCCTGGCCGCCGCCGAGCGGGAGTGCCGGCAGCGCGGCGCCGCCGACGTGCGCGTGTACCGGGTCGACGTGGCCGACGCGGGTGCGGTGCAGCAGGCCGCCGACGACGCGGTGCACCGCTGGGGCCGCATCGACGTGTGGGTCAACAACGCCATGGCGTCGGTCTTCGCGCCGGCCTGGGAGATCCCGGCACGCGAGTTCCGGCGGGTCACCGAGGTGACCTACCTCGGCACCGTGCACGGCACCCTGGCGGCGCTGCGGCACATGCGGGCGCACCGGCGGGGCACGATCGTGCAGGTCGGCTCCGCGTTGGCCTACCGGGGGATTCCGCTGCAGTCGGCGTACTGCGCGAGCAAGCACGCCGTGCAGGGGTTCAACGACTCGCTCCGCGCCGAGTTGCTGCACGACTGCCCGGCGGTGAAGCTGTCGATGGTGCAGTTGCCGGCGGTGAACACACCACAGTTCTCCTGGGTCCGCACCCGGCTGCCCCGGCATCCGCAGCCGGTCCCGCCGATCTTCACGCCGGAGCTGGCCGCCCGGGCGATCGTGTGGGCCGCCGACCGCGGCACCAGGGAGCTGAACGTGGGCGGCCCGACGTGGAAGGCCCGACTGGCCGACATCCTGTTCCCCGGCCTGCTCGACCGGAAGCTGGCCCGCGACGGGTACGAGAGCCAGCAGACCGGAGACGAGATCGATCCGACCACCTGGCGGGACAATCTCGACCAGCCCGTCGATGAGGACACAGACCGGGGCACGGCGGGCGTGTTCCATGAACAGGCGCGTAACCGGTCGGCGGCGCTCTGGGTCGGCACCCACAAGCCGACGCTGTCCGGTGTCGCGCTCGCCGCTGTGGCGCTCGCCCTCACCGCCGTGGCCAGCCGCAGACGTTGA
- a CDS encoding SRPBCC family protein produces MIQAPPQQVFDVLADGWSYSDWVVGTTHVRDVDDTWPRVGSQLHHKAGPWPFSLQDASTVLVCEPPHRLVLKAGLWPAGEAIVAFTLQPVDGGATRVRIGEDFAAGPLRWVRNKVNDLVLHLRNRETLDRLADFATRQKGPQ; encoded by the coding sequence GTGATCCAAGCTCCCCCGCAGCAGGTGTTCGACGTGCTCGCTGACGGGTGGTCGTACAGCGACTGGGTGGTGGGTACGACACACGTGCGGGACGTGGACGACACCTGGCCCCGAGTGGGCAGCCAACTGCACCACAAGGCCGGGCCGTGGCCGTTCTCGTTGCAGGACGCCTCGACCGTGCTGGTCTGCGAGCCGCCGCACCGGCTCGTGCTGAAGGCGGGTCTCTGGCCGGCCGGCGAGGCGATCGTGGCGTTCACGCTGCAGCCGGTCGACGGGGGCGCCACCCGGGTACGCATCGGGGAGGATTTCGCGGCCGGCCCGCTGCGCTGGGTCCGCAACAAGGTCAACGATCTGGTGCTGCACCTGCGTAACCGGGAGACCCTGGACCGGCTCGCCGACTTCGCCACCCGGCAGAAGGGGCCGCAGTGA